From the genome of Rarobacter incanus, one region includes:
- the cas9 gene encoding type II CRISPR RNA-guided endonuclease Cas9 (Cas9, originally named Csn1, is the large, multifunctional signature protein of type II CRISPR/Cas systems. It is well known even to general audiences because its RNA-guided endonuclease activity has made it a popular tool for custom editing of eukaryotic genomes.) — MTRTVAGIDVGANSVGVALWELDDDGTPVALLNAQTFLHDGGVHRGLEKAATSRLEAAGIARRTRRRYRRRKLRLEELDSVLASNGFQVATQPPKDPRAPWLYRAALAGGFIADPDRRALMIAESVRHIARHRGWRNPYQRVEALRGYTAPSEPFEKMADLLGVSPNNSDGEIMTVGQIVAEAIAEKSGLPAGPKLRGPSGAMVARLLQSDLANELHTIFEVQQVDPDTAWAIEQAVFAAESPRGSAEGRVGKDPLPGQRAHPRSSKSSPAFQEFRIRATIANLRISEAGTEHPLDKDQRRIVADWLLAWSDSESPTWGMVAELLGIPRRSLMGTANAGPDGEPATRPPTDRTNHLMSRCSVGAVREWWRDANEADRTAFTELIAGSRQTEASSEEQAEVDELFASLTPEELIKLEALDLPRGRAAYSVNSLRRLNARLSSSELDLHAALQAEFGVDNDWRPPVDPIGATIGNPAVDRVTRIVGRWLEQVGRRWGAPERVVIEHVRDAFVSVARAREMEREAESRRRKREAARQRFAAETGTPTDQVRDEQVRRFLIVERQDATCVYCGAGITYASSQLDHIRPRRGKSSRSTQDNLVAVCVSCNLSKSNTPFAVWAERSTNPNISVKDAVKRVKAWRHLSDLPNPAALRSLKTRVIRNIQTANYDDTDERPMESVAWMARELAARIQAHFKDETKVNVYRGSITAQARRAAGIDKAFTMIGGQGKQRLDRRHHVVDAAVVALMKPYAAQVLGERLAMRDAARYTPTADAAGWKTHEGSTPALVSEFRRWKHRMEAAVSLLQRALDEDTIIVRRPLRLTPNVGRLHEDQVASFYPKKTKKNEASAPVIRLGDELPASLIDRASTPALWHALTRHEDYDPQRGLPESSARRIRVQGRLVEAMDPLEFFPTPAAALTVRGGWVKLGDALHHARVYRFQHRGKTVYGMIRVFAIDLRGARGGDVFGFDLDPGSISMRTAETKCRNAVVNGEAEYLGWLVPGDEIQVKVPIARGSIGEFLEAFPGITRWEVTGLESPTTLKVRPLLLSKEATPADLSENATTVIQKAWRPKINVLMQMPGLKVVRRDTLGRERQESAAHLPVSWSPQAE, encoded by the coding sequence ATGACCCGCACGGTCGCTGGCATTGACGTCGGCGCGAACTCGGTAGGGGTAGCGCTGTGGGAGCTAGACGATGATGGCACCCCAGTTGCCCTACTTAACGCCCAGACATTTCTGCACGACGGCGGCGTGCACCGGGGACTCGAAAAGGCAGCTACCAGCCGGCTGGAAGCTGCAGGGATCGCGCGGCGCACCAGACGCAGGTACCGCAGGCGCAAGCTCCGGCTCGAAGAACTTGATTCGGTCTTGGCTAGCAACGGATTCCAAGTGGCAACTCAACCGCCTAAGGACCCCCGCGCACCATGGCTATATCGCGCCGCACTAGCGGGCGGATTTATCGCGGATCCCGATCGCCGGGCGCTAATGATTGCGGAATCCGTACGCCACATCGCGCGCCACCGCGGTTGGCGCAACCCGTATCAGCGCGTGGAAGCGCTCCGGGGGTACACCGCACCCAGCGAGCCGTTCGAAAAGATGGCGGATTTGCTTGGCGTATCGCCAAACAATAGCGACGGCGAGATCATGACGGTCGGACAAATCGTTGCCGAGGCAATCGCCGAAAAGTCGGGACTCCCCGCGGGCCCGAAGCTCCGCGGACCGAGCGGCGCCATGGTCGCCCGCCTCCTCCAAAGCGACCTTGCGAATGAGTTACACACCATTTTCGAGGTCCAACAGGTCGATCCAGACACGGCATGGGCCATTGAGCAAGCCGTATTCGCTGCGGAATCGCCCCGCGGGTCAGCGGAAGGCCGGGTCGGAAAAGACCCCCTGCCCGGTCAGCGCGCGCACCCGCGATCCTCGAAATCCTCGCCGGCTTTCCAAGAGTTCCGCATCCGCGCCACCATCGCAAATCTGCGAATATCCGAGGCCGGCACCGAGCACCCCTTGGACAAGGACCAACGCAGGATCGTCGCCGATTGGCTCCTGGCCTGGAGCGATTCGGAATCTCCGACTTGGGGCATGGTCGCCGAACTCCTGGGGATACCGCGGCGCTCGCTCATGGGAACCGCCAACGCGGGTCCCGACGGCGAACCCGCAACACGCCCGCCAACGGATCGAACCAATCACCTCATGAGCCGGTGCTCTGTTGGCGCTGTCAGAGAATGGTGGCGCGATGCAAATGAGGCTGACCGGACTGCATTTACCGAATTGATAGCCGGGTCGCGGCAGACCGAGGCAAGCTCCGAAGAGCAGGCGGAGGTCGACGAATTATTCGCATCGTTGACCCCTGAAGAACTCATCAAATTGGAAGCGCTGGATCTGCCCCGCGGCAGAGCCGCTTATTCGGTCAATTCGTTGCGGCGCCTGAATGCCAGATTATCCTCTTCCGAATTGGACCTCCATGCAGCCTTACAGGCGGAATTCGGAGTAGACAACGACTGGCGCCCACCCGTCGATCCCATCGGGGCAACGATCGGAAACCCGGCCGTTGACCGCGTAACCCGCATCGTCGGGCGGTGGCTTGAACAAGTCGGACGCCGCTGGGGCGCGCCAGAAAGGGTCGTCATCGAACACGTGCGCGACGCGTTTGTGAGCGTCGCTCGCGCCCGCGAAATGGAGCGGGAAGCGGAATCGCGCAGGCGGAAACGTGAAGCCGCCAGGCAACGGTTTGCCGCAGAAACCGGCACGCCAACCGATCAAGTGCGCGACGAACAGGTACGCCGGTTCCTTATCGTCGAGCGCCAAGACGCCACGTGCGTCTACTGCGGTGCGGGCATCACCTACGCCTCCTCCCAATTGGATCACATCAGACCGCGCCGCGGGAAAAGTAGCCGCTCGACCCAAGATAACCTCGTTGCGGTCTGCGTCTCGTGCAACCTCTCAAAATCGAACACGCCTTTCGCGGTGTGGGCAGAAAGGAGCACCAACCCGAACATCTCAGTCAAAGATGCCGTGAAACGGGTCAAAGCCTGGCGACACCTTTCCGATTTACCGAATCCTGCCGCCCTGCGATCGCTGAAGACGCGGGTCATTCGTAACATCCAGACTGCGAATTACGACGATACTGACGAGCGTCCTATGGAGTCGGTCGCGTGGATGGCACGGGAACTCGCGGCCCGCATCCAGGCGCACTTCAAAGACGAAACAAAGGTAAATGTCTACCGCGGGTCGATAACCGCACAGGCGCGCCGCGCCGCCGGCATTGACAAGGCCTTCACGATGATCGGCGGACAGGGTAAGCAACGCCTTGACCGGCGCCATCACGTTGTCGACGCGGCCGTGGTCGCTCTCATGAAGCCCTACGCCGCCCAGGTGCTTGGCGAGCGGCTTGCGATGCGGGACGCTGCGCGTTATACGCCCACCGCGGACGCGGCCGGGTGGAAGACCCATGAAGGATCGACGCCAGCACTCGTTTCAGAGTTCCGCAGGTGGAAACATCGCATGGAAGCTGCGGTCAGTCTGCTGCAACGCGCGCTGGACGAGGACACCATCATCGTCCGCCGCCCGCTAAGACTCACGCCAAACGTCGGCAGGCTGCATGAGGATCAGGTGGCCTCGTTCTATCCAAAGAAAACGAAGAAGAACGAGGCCTCCGCCCCCGTAATCCGCCTGGGCGATGAGCTACCAGCCTCACTCATAGATCGGGCATCAACGCCCGCGCTGTGGCATGCGCTGACAAGGCACGAAGACTACGACCCGCAGCGGGGTCTACCCGAATCGTCTGCTCGTCGCATCCGCGTGCAAGGAAGGCTAGTCGAGGCGATGGACCCCCTCGAGTTTTTCCCCACGCCTGCGGCCGCATTGACGGTTCGCGGCGGGTGGGTGAAACTCGGTGACGCACTGCACCATGCACGCGTCTACCGTTTCCAACACCGCGGCAAGACCGTCTACGGAATGATTCGAGTCTTCGCGATTGACCTGCGCGGTGCCCGCGGCGGTGACGTATTCGGATTCGATCTGGATCCCGGTTCAATCAGTATGCGAACTGCCGAAACGAAATGCCGCAACGCGGTAGTGAACGGCGAGGCCGAGTATCTGGGCTGGCTGGTGCCGGGGGATGAAATACAGGTGAAGGTACCAATCGCCCGCGGATCGATTGGTGAGTTCCTTGAGGCTTTCCCGGGTATTACTCGGTGGGAGGTAACTGGATTGGAATCACCCACAACCTTAAAAGTCCGCCCCCTCCTCTTGTCGAAGGAAGCGACCCCCGCCGACCTCTCAGAAAACGCCACGACAGTTATTCAGAAAGCATGGCGGCCCAAAATAAACGTCCTGATGCAGATGCCTGGTCTAAAGGTTGTCCGTCGCGACACCCTCGGACGCGAAAGACAGGAATCCGCCGCCCACCTCCCAGTCTCGTGGTCGCCGCAGGCTGAGTGA
- the cas1 gene encoding type II CRISPR-associated endonuclease Cas1, which produces MARGWQVLDVTSSPVSIRHRRGELQVCVDGEIVGRAMLADLAVVLIGARSSVSGGALIAATEHDVAILMCDWRGVPVGGAYAWSNTTRVGARNRAQAALSAPRRKNAWGRVVRAKILGQAHTLDAIGRSGGNELRDIANSVRSGDPENREGLAARIYWQRLFGHEEFSRIPGSAEGRNALLNYAYTILRGHGIRAVLAAGLSPTLGVFHRGRSNPFSLVDDMIEPFRPAIDYAVAQIDVEAPGMDAPATKKHLVNASRMGFGCGRILTTEMDSLAQRFGRYVEGEVAKLDVPVWDGPEEVIDDE; this is translated from the coding sequence ATGGCTAGGGGCTGGCAGGTTCTTGATGTAACAAGTTCACCTGTCTCGATACGGCATCGGCGCGGTGAGCTTCAGGTATGTGTCGATGGCGAAATTGTGGGACGTGCGATGCTCGCCGATTTAGCCGTCGTGCTGATCGGTGCTCGTTCGAGTGTATCCGGCGGTGCGCTCATCGCCGCGACCGAGCATGACGTTGCAATACTTATGTGCGATTGGCGAGGCGTCCCCGTCGGTGGTGCGTATGCGTGGTCGAATACGACCCGCGTCGGCGCTCGCAACCGCGCACAAGCAGCGCTCAGCGCCCCCAGGCGAAAGAATGCGTGGGGCCGGGTCGTGCGCGCCAAGATCCTCGGCCAGGCTCACACCCTGGATGCCATCGGCAGGTCAGGTGGGAATGAACTTCGCGACATTGCTAACTCGGTTAGGTCCGGCGATCCCGAGAACCGCGAGGGCCTGGCGGCTCGTATCTACTGGCAACGCCTTTTCGGCCACGAAGAGTTCTCCCGCATACCCGGTTCCGCGGAGGGACGAAACGCACTTCTCAACTACGCGTACACCATACTGCGCGGTCACGGAATCCGTGCGGTACTGGCAGCCGGGCTCAGCCCCACCCTGGGCGTATTCCATCGCGGCCGCAGCAACCCATTCTCACTGGTCGACGACATGATCGAGCCGTTCCGCCCGGCCATCGACTACGCCGTCGCGCAGATCGATGTGGAAGCCCCCGGCATGGACGCCCCTGCGACCAAAAAGCACCTGGTCAATGCATCACGAATGGGCTTCGGTTGCGGCCGGATTCTCACGACAGAGATGGATTCATTGGCGCAACGCTTCGGACGCTACGTTGAAGGCGAAGTGGCAAAGCTGGACGTGCCGGTGTGGGACGGACCCGAGGAAGTCATTGACGATGAGTGA
- the cas2 gene encoding CRISPR-associated endonuclease Cas2: protein MWAIVMFDLPVQTKEQRREATAYRHLLKDLGFQMVQLSVYARYSVTSATSLRLASTLSAYLPKGGEVRILRVTDRQWSQGFRFCNGDPSDIEQAPAPLLLF, encoded by the coding sequence ATGTGGGCAATCGTCATGTTCGATCTGCCAGTCCAAACTAAGGAACAGCGCCGGGAAGCGACCGCCTATCGCCATCTCCTGAAGGACTTAGGCTTTCAAATGGTCCAGTTGTCGGTGTATGCGCGATACTCCGTAACGTCCGCAACAAGCCTTCGGCTCGCTTCAACCTTGTCTGCGTACCTACCTAAGGGTGGGGAGGTGCGCATACTTCGCGTCACTGATCGGCAGTGGTCCCAAGGTTTCCGTTTTTGCAACGGAGACCCCTCCGACATCGAGCAGGCACCCGCTCCGCTGCTGCTTTTCTAA